A window of Solanum stenotomum isolate F172 chromosome 9, ASM1918654v1, whole genome shotgun sequence genomic DNA:
GGTTGGAATCAAATGGAGATATCGGAATTGAAGAGCAGCTGTGCACAATAAAGAATCTTGATGATGGGAAGGAGTTTGTGGTTAATGAAGTTAAGGAAGATGGGACTTTGAAAAAAGTCAAGGAAGTGGGTACAGGAAGGCAGTTGACCATAGAAGAGTTTGAGATGTGTGTTGGGACATCACCAATTGTTCAAGAACTGATGAGAAGGCAGAATATAGAGGATGGGAATAAGGATAGCTTGGATGGTAATACAAATGAGGATGTTGAAACTGGATCCAAGTCGAAGAAGAGGGGAAGTTGGTTGAAGAGTATCAAAAATGTGGCTGGTGCTATGACAGGTTATAAGGAGCGGCGGAGCAGTGATGAGAGGGATACATCATCTGAGAAGGGTGGCAGAAGGTCAAGCTCGGCTACAGATGATAGTCAGGATGCTTCTTTTCATGGGCCTGAAAGAGTACGGGTTCGGCAGTACGGAAAGTCCTGCAAAGAACTTACAGCACTGTATAAGAGCCAAGAGATACTGGCACATACTGGGGCTATTTGGACCATCAAATTTAGTTTGGACGGGAAGTATCTCGCTAGTGCTGGTGAGGACTGTATAATACATGTCTGGCAGGTTACTGAATCAGAGAGGAAGGGTGACCTATTGCTTGATAAACCAGAAGACGGGAATTTAAATCTCTTGCTTTTGGCAAATGGATCTCCAGAGCCAACTACAATGTCACCAAATGATGGCCACCcggagaagaaaagaagaggaaggtTGTCTATAAGTCGAAAATCAGTGAGCTTTGACCATGTTTTGGTACCGGAAACTGTTTTCGCACTTTCAGAAAAGCCCATCTCTTCATTTCAGGGGCATGTGGATGATGTGCTTGACCTCTCATGGTCCAAGTCTCAGGTTAGCTGGCActctttattttcatattgGACACTTTCTGGACCCTTGCCTACCCTACAAAAGAATTAAGCTTTCTTTACATTCCTTAATGCTAAACATTTCACCAATATGAATATGCCATGAGAAGTCGTATGTACCTTGTCAAATATCTTTGAATACTACCTCTCAAATGACAACATATTTGAACAGTAATTCCGCAGGGAAGTACATGGCTTGTAATAGATAAGAAGTGAAAGCTGATTTTTCAATTCAGACACAATAAAGATGATTCTTTTGGACTTAGATGTCAgctagtttattattttatcaatcaaCGTCTCGTCTTCCACTTACCTTCTTGTTCCCCTGAGAACCAATAAAATTGATTAAGATTAGCAATCCATTTGCCATCGGTTCAGGTTGAGGGACAACTAATTCAGGGTTTGAGTGTGTGCTGAATATAGATTTCTGCCAAGGTGGATCTAGTACTATGCAACGATTCTTACTTTACTATGAAAGGTTTGCTGGAGGTATACTAGGATTGGTTCTTCATCTGTTCTGACAGAATGATATCACAGAGTTATTGTGTGCAAGTACACAAGAAGATGAAATGAAGAGTCATTTAATCTCTTTATAAGATGATAGATAGTAGCATGGCTCGACACTGTATGTGACTCTACTTTTCCTGGAGCTATCTGAGCTTGTTCACGAGTACACGTTCTGTTTCTTATCTGTCCCCTTCTGTTGGAGGGGAAAAAATACTCCTATCTTTTATTGTAGTTGCTTTGTCTCACCCATTTGTGAAAGATGGATACCAAAGAGCAGACCCATGAAACTTGATTCTATCCACCATACAGTATCTCGCGCTAAGCTTTCCTTAGTGGACTGCCAGTTAACACTTTCGCAGTTACTTGTTTCTTTCTTGTTTATGACACAAGCAAATATCTTGTAATGAGAATAAATGGCTGTATTCTGTTaactttcttaaaaaaataaataaatggctGTATTCTAATGGACAAAAGGGTTGATCTGGCTGCTATTTATATCAAATGGCTCAGGCTGTTGTGGCTCGTGGTCATCATTTTTGGTGCTTAAATTAACTTACCAACTTTTAAATTCAATTGTATAGAGAAATCTGGCAGATTTAGAATGATACAGCGTAACCACTTACTTTGCTCCATTTCCTTCCTCGGTTCTGAGAATATATCCAGATGGCATTTTGTGGTTATTGATGCTGGATGATTCTTTAAAGTTGCACagttcttaataaaaaaatgattagtTAAAGTTGCATAATTTAATGGTTTTATTTGATGACTCCTGATATTTTTTCTGATAAGTGGGAACCCTTGAAGCATTTGTTTCCTGTTGCTTtctaaaatttgggttgttGGACCCACAGGCCACATGCCATTAGGTTCTTTGGATTAGTGagctaattattttacttttctcTGATACATTCTATCACTGTCCTTTCACAGCATTTGCTTTCATCTTCAATGGACAAAACAGTGCGGCTGTGGCATTTGTCTAGCAAGTCTTGTTTGAAGGTCTTCTCACATAGTGATTATGGTATGTCTATTGAACCGAGCTCTTATTTTTTCACCCTTCCACTCCCCATGGTTTTTTAAGTCTAATGAATATGAACACCAATGTTTGTTAAGAATTTCAGAAAGAACTATAATGACCTAGAAATTACATACACTGGAACTTTTTCACTAATTGACTGATTGCAGTGTGCTCTTGACTTCCTTTCTTTGGCACAGTAACCTGCATCCAGTTTAATCCTGTTGATGATAGATACTTTATCAGTGGATCCCTAGATGCTAAGGTTCGCATATGGAGCATTCCAGAGAGGCAAGTTGTTGATTGGAATGATCTGCATGAGATGGTCACTGCCGCTTGTTATACACCAGATGGTCAGGTGAGACTATTGAACATAGTGCTCATTGTGATGTTAGGTTAAACCATTGGTAGATGAGAAACACTTAGGATTTGGATCCTTCCAATTTTAGTTACTAAATTTTTGATTGTTGTTTGAAGGGTGCATTTGTTGGTTCATACAAGGGGAATTGTTGTCAATACAACACATCAGGTTTGATTTGTTGTCCCTCATGTTTCCTTGTTCCCCCTCCATTCTCATTCTTCTCTAGAGGCAAAATAAGCACTCAGCATGCTGATGTTTTGTGCCTCTCTGTTTTCAGATAATAAATTGCAGCAAAAAGTTCAAATCAATCTgcagaataagaagaagaaggctCACCAGAAGAAAATTACTGGTTTCCAGGTAATTCTTAATTGATTGCTGTTAGATGCATTTGTTTTTGCCTCAGTTGATCTTAGTACCTCTTTTTTCTCCAAGTATAGTTGTTCAAAAACTTAAAAGTACTTTCCCCCTCCTTTGTTAACCGGAGGTTTGGGGCATAATGTGTGTATTTACGCATATCTTTCTAATAACCTTAATGTGCAACAGATGGAATAATAGTTGTTGTCTGGATAAATTTACCTTGTAACCTTCATGAATTCCTTGGTTGCTGATAAATTTAAATGTACAGTTTGTGCCAGGGAGTACATCAGAAGTGCTTATAACATCTGCAGATTCGAGAATTCGGGTGGTTGATGGTGTTGATCTTGTCCACAAGTTCAAAGGTACATTGAAACTGCTATAATTATCTTATAAAGCTGGTCAGTTACTGAATGAAGTTTATAGTTAGTTCCACTTGACCTTTTGAGATGTTGGTCTTCCTGCACAATTTTCAGCTTTAATTTCCCCCATGCTATATCCTAGTATTGAGTTAGCACCAACTATGACAGGTTTTCGCAATACAAACAGCCAAATCTCAGCCTCCGTGACTGCTGATGGTAGATATGTGGTCTGTGCCAGTGAGGACTCACATGTCTATATCTGGAAACATGAAGGTGATTCTCGGCCAAGCAGGAATAGAGGCGTTACCATTACACAGTCGTATGAGCATTTCCATTGTCAAGATGTTTCAGTGGCCATTCCTTGGCCTGGCATATCCGATAATTTGAGACTTTCCGATTCCTCGTTAGGGGAACAAAATGGGCATGCTGATCATCTCGACGAGGTTTCCACTGCCAACCATCCTCCTACACTCATTGAAGAGAATGGCACCGAGTACTCACCTCTGGTATCTGGCTGCAGTAACAGTCCTCTTCATGGGACGTTAAGTGGTGCCATGAACAGCTACTTCTTTGATAAATTCTCAGCAACATGGCCCGAGGAAAAACTCCTGTTAGCTACTAAAAATCGCAGCCCTCGTGTCAGTGTAGATACTAGTGTCGACTTCTCCAATGGTTTAAATCAATCCAAGTCTGCCTGGGGTTTTGTCATTGTAACCGCAGGCCAAAGAGGGGAAATCAGGACTTTCCAAAATTTTGGACTGCCAATCCGAATATAGAAGAAGGATCAAACAGGGGAAGTCTTCGCGATTCCACGCTACACACTGCTACTGCCATGTTTTCGAATTTTGTACAGATTGGTGAGATTTGTAATATTAGTGATTTTTCTTTGTTCTTGTGCTTAGTGCCAGTGGTTCTGGGACTAAAATAGGAGTCTTGCCTGATTAGGCATTGTGAAGAGGGACAAAAATGGGGGGTTGGAAATTATAGTAGATTTTTCAGGATATGGTGATAATATAGaagcccaaaaaaaaaagggttacACCTTTGGTTAGAAACCGATGGTTTTTCTGTAATCGGAAATTGTAGAGTTGAGAATTGTGAAAGTGTTTATtggaaaatgaaatgaaatgaaattcTTTGAGATTCATTCAACTTCAAGGTGTCTGTCTATACAAAATTGCCAGTGTTTCAGAGAAATCggaaattttttgttgaaacCGATGGTTTTTCTGTAATCGGAAATTTTGTGTTGATTTTCCGCGCGATGTtcgatatttattttgaatccccaactaatttgaatttgtgttaTGCCTTTCTTCCTTTGTTAACTTAAAAGGCTAGGTAAATATCCTGGGTTCAACATTATACTACCAGCCATTAGTTCctactaggggtgtacaaaaccgaaccaaactgcaaaccaagaaaaaaaacccgactagtggttggtttgacttgatttgatattgaaaaaaaaaaaccccgactatatttgggttggtttggttttaactaaaagaAACCAATCCGAGACTAAATCAACccgacataatatatataattttaaaattttattttatacataaaaatatttactttgatataatttttaaatatttcttatactttttcataatttttatcttttaatatattattaagtttgaaacttagattctgaatggttcaataaagattatagtccacagttattggtaattataataaagcttaaatcaaaatcaaattaatactaatgcaaaaagtaaatcaattcaacactaagaatgacaataaaattgaatatttgttctttggtttaacattggtttagacaattcaaatacataatctaattttaatttcctttaatatttagtcatgtaactaatacttattaaacttatttttgcatggtttagtacttttaaattatgatcattttcattatgacttgttaatttgcaatatttgtcttacgcgatttcattattattattattttgttggatattttagtgtcattactcctatcatattttgtgttattttcttaagaaacaccttagatagttgtattttggtaggactaaagaatatttgaagtacaagtaaattatatgtttgtatgaatactttactgAAAAGATCCAAAAAAACCTGAGGTTGAAAaccccgagttttattggtttggtttggtttatagatttaaaaattcgacacaaatggttcggtttgatatttcaaaaatcaactcggtcatgtacacccctagacTTCCTGCTATCGACTAACAAGACATTTTGATAAGAAAGCCAACCACTGCATAAGTCGCCATCCATTTAGAAGATCCCCTTCTTGAGTAGGGAAGAGAACGAAAATGAACCTCTCTTTGATCCCCCTTTCCGATTAGGAAAGAGAATGAAAATTTAGTTAAGACATTTTGATAAGAAAGCCAACCACTACATAAGTCGGCATTCATTTAGAAGATTCCCTTCCTGGGTAGGGAAGAGAACGAAAATGAACCTCTCTTTGATTCCCCTTTCCGAGTAGGaaagagaatgaaaatttgGTTAAGACATTTTGATAAGAAAGCCAACCACTACATAAGTCGACATTAATTTAGAAGATTCCCTTCCTGAGTAGGGAAGAGAACGAAAATGAACCTCTCTTTGATCCCCCTTTCCGAGTAGGaaagagaatgaaaatttgGTTAATTTTGATTTGAGGATCTTATGCGGCAATATCTATTTTAAAACCCCAACAAAtctatatttgtgtttgtataaagtgatgAACTCTCTAttaaattttttcctttttcttaagctcaaactcaaaatctttgATTGATTCAAAACGACAGGACCTATCCATCACACCATCATAACTCTCAGCCTTTCCTTTTTCTCTATTTATGTAGTATTACTCTCAACTTGTCCTTTTTCTCTATTTATGTAGTATGATAAGACAATCTTCAATTGATTAAAGTTATATGTACTATGATGAGAAAAAAACTTTAGTTGATTAAGATGGACCCAAAGATAAGAAAATCTCTTAGCAAAGTACAAGCATtatacaaaaaagaagaaaaaaatctgTGATCTTGTTAACACAAACCAAGACAATATCTTTATCTAAACAATTACAATATCATCACTAGcacaaacacacacaaaaaaacacACCACACATATACTTAGGTTCATAATATCTTACATTATTTCACACAAAAAAACACACCACACATATACTTAGGTACATAATATCTTACATTATTTCTTGTTTGTTTTCACTAAGGTTAAAAAAAGTCCTAATCCTAGACTTCATAAGCAGGAAACCTAGACTCAAATGGCTCAACAAGATCCAAAAACAAACAAGCCATTCCTCCAATTCcttcaaacaaagaaaaaggatGATCACCTTTATGCATAATACCTTCACATATTAAAGTATGAGCTCTATCATGTAGAAAACAAGCAAATGCTTTTGCTTTGTATAAATACTCCTCTTTCCTTGTTAGCCTATATAGTGATAGAAAAACATAAGCATTTCCACTTATTCCATGACAAATCCCGACTCGTTTGAGTAAACCGCGTCTCCATACAACCTCCATTGCTTCTCTAGCTGCTTCGAGAAATTCATCATCACCAAAAACCTGAACACAATATCATCGAGGTTTCAAGAGTGATATCGCTATAATAGTATAGTCATAAAATTAATCTTTGTCATGTAACGTTACGAGTAATTGTAACTATATGCTAGTATTAGGTAGCAGACACCTCGTAAAAATTAGTCAAGGTGCACGTAAAGCAATGTGACAAAAACTTGTACCTTAGCTGCTTTTGCAAGGGTAAGAGCAACACCAGGAGCACCATGACACCAATGGACAAGAACATCTGATTCATCTCCTTCACTAGTACGATAATTTCCACTCGAAAATCGATTCTTGATCATGTACCTTAATGTTCCTTTAAcatcttcaatttcatcttgtTTCAGTTCCATCTCTAGTAAAACATTCATAACACCAGCTAATCCATGGGCTGCTCCCCAGTACTTTTTCCCCCTCGATTCGTACATCAAGGgagatttaaaattttctaatttCGACAGTTTTCTACCTGACTTGATGAGTTCATTCACAACTGCTCTCTGTATAACAAAATTTGAATACCAAGTTATAgtaagaacataaaaaaaatggtcCCTCGTATTCGAAAGTAAGTTCAAAGTAGTCCCTCGGATATACTCCTGAACAATGTTAATCCATTAGTTTGTCAAACGTCAACACTTTTAGTATCCGTCAAATATATACCAACACATACAATTTCAATATCTGTTATATTTAAGGGACTACTTCGAAACTACCTCGAACATAAAGGactatttttgtcattttctcgTAATTAAGCTATATAATTGAGTAGTTAAATTTGATAATTACCATTTGGGAGATGGATATTGTGCCTTTGCCAAGATGTTTATTTAAGAAAGAACATGCCCATAAGTACCCTGCTCTCCCATAAAACAAGTCATCTCCAAGATCTATTGGAAGTttaatctggaaaaaaaaacaatcaaatcacaaaattaatCACGCGGAACATAAATATACGAGCATACAATATGTGTGGGTAAAGAATTTATGTTATATACATCGTCAGTGTAAGAGAATTTGTATCACCATTAGGTCACATTTACCTTGTTATAgcatataatcaaaattacaaATTCTCACATTTTACTCGTGAAATACTAAATTCACATCTaactagaaaaataattgaatacAAAAACGAAAAAGTTTGGATACCTCCTTGAATTTGGTCAAAAATTGTTGACATAACTGATCATCACCATTATTCTTTGCAGCAACAGCACCAAGAGCGTAAATACCAGCGTGCCCGCCTATAAATGTAGGTGGTCTGCATATATTTAACCAAATCTATGTTCAAACGCCTACTAAATTCCGAAcacataatttcataatttggATATTGAATTTGCCTTTCATCACACATTCTATAATACTACCATGACAAATTATGATCTAAgcttaaaatgtcaaaaatgacatacttttatttacttaattatgtctTTAGACGTACCCAGAACCATTGCAAGCGGCATCACATGCCTGAATAATATCGGAGCAAAGTGCAAGATCATCGTTGTTTCGAgtaatttgatatgatttgaatagtaaataagcagtccctaaagttccagtgtagAGTCTGTAGTCATTTACATGTCTTCCTTTTGCTGCCCATGTCTCCCTCACAACCTTATTtaggaaaaacaaaattattaacacacaaaaaattaatgaattcaATTATTCAAATGTAGACAAACTCATAAAATTAAGTATGAAAATtgcaaaacataaatatatactcCACTGTCTCAATTCATACTACacacatttttttaatcaatttaaaaaataatgacacattttattttaaattcgaGGGCGAAAGTAGTAGCCCAGTGTATTTGtattaataaattcattaaatatgtaaaaatattaatttaaaacccaATAATTACCACTTGTATGGTAAAATTCGgaacatattaaattaaaatcttaaTTTCACTTGTGGTTAAATCTCACTTGTTTAGCAAAAAGTCCATCAAAGTatactcataattttttttaaggataattttaaaacatggTAAAATCTCTCTATATTGCTTCAACTTCATATCGGATCATACTAtatacatcacataaattgaaacgaaacAAAACAAATCCCTAATCTGGTTATGAATTTATAGACTAAATGAGTTTTTCATCTATTAGACGAGTGAGTCGTTTTATAACACATGTTAAGAGTTTAACTGAACCTAATAAATATGTGAACACATTAAATCCAATAGTGAGTTCGATGTCATctcaaatgataaattttaatttctgaATCCGTCTcagtaaataaaagaaattaaaagttgaaagaaaagaaTACTTCATCTTTGAGGTTGATAGCATCTAGCTTGAGTCTTTGAGAAATAGTGTCATAAGGAAGTGAAAGAAGTTTGGATAAAGAGTCCTTTGCACTTTCAGGTGCCAATTCTTCAATTGAAAGGCCACCCATTTCATTAGGGTAGTAACGTTCTGCCatctttgagaatttattttttttgtgtcttaaactcaaaaatagtatattttgtgTAGAAAGATGGAATCaattgaacatatatatatatacaaaaagctTTAGAGTTATCTGGATGataagatgtattttttttttatttggagaCTTGTAGAAGCTAGTAAGATAAATACAAGAAGAAACAAGAATGCACCGCTACTTTTGCATCTCTTCTCTACTTTCTATGGACTCCCTCgtctccgtctcaatttatgtgaaaatattactaaatataaagatgtgatattatttttataccgACTATAAAAAAAGCTTGTTACAGAAGGAACATTCATTGTGATCCTATGTCAAAGGTAAAGAAATTTGAGTCCCATATTAATTTAATGGGAATCGATATGGAATTTATACGATATTAGGGTTTTTTACCTTAATAACTAGTTTTTGAggtgtgattttttcaaatttcttatCATTGCTATCCACACCTATTGCTAGGGGACTCCTTGCATTTGGAAAGAGGTTCAAAGTGATACCtcaaatatatactttttgaaCAGTTTGGTACTTTTATGTTAAAAGTGAgcacatttaatttaaatatttaacaaaCTTTGATTAATTTCTGCCGGAACTTGTGTATAAAACAAGAATTAACATGAACCCACATTTGGAGgtccaatttttttaatttatttttctgcATTACAGGTTTGGTACAATATAGTCCTATAAGTGAAATTTGACGAGGGTAAAATGTAAGCAAACCATATTTTTATCTTGACAATACATCATATGGTAATACATAAAAAGATTTACATAGCTGATTCTACAATCTACAACATATTCTGTATGTACAAAAACTAGAGTTCATAAGCAGGGAACCTTGTTTCCATTGGATCTATCATGTCGAAAAAGAGATAAGACATTCCTCCGATTCCTTCAAACAACGAGTATGGACGATCACCTCCATGCATAACTCCCTCTGATATGAGTGTTTGAGCTCTAGTGTGCAGAAAGCACGCGAAGGCCTTTGC
This region includes:
- the LOC125875607 gene encoding uncharacterized protein LOC125875607 isoform X2; this encodes MSKTRDEEEEDERFHDSLDRLLSSTNTSCSSSPSSDNEEDDIKDLSFNLGSPNYGVSEPLPAPRFPRGVSNNYDVWISEPISVDERRIRLLKQMGLARDPSLLRHRPSLSQSAAADYDFDERPEIFGRSVSENHLKCPLAGVQVNMANGVDGIVVHNNRNRSKSLCEDLFRNGNGSPKKPPTGKTRADSTNNGTCNSLPVLANNEVEEGLESNGDIGIEEQLCTIKNLDDGKEFVVNEVKEDGTLKKVKEVGTGRQLTIEEFEMCVGTSPIVQELMRRQNIEDGNKDSLDGNTNEDVETGSKSKKRGSWLKSIKNVAGAMTGYKERRSSDERDTSSEKGGRRSSSATDDSQDASFHGPERVRVRQYGKSCKELTALYKSQEILAHTGAIWTIKFSLDGKYLASAGEDCIIHVWQVTESERKGDLLLDKPEDGNLNLLLLANGSPEPTTMSPNDGHPEKKRRGRLSISRKSVSFDHVLVPETVFALSEKPISSFQGHVDDVLDLSWSKSQHLLSSSMDKTVRLWHLSSKSCLKVFSHSDYVTCIQFNPVDDRYFISGSLDAKVRIWSIPERQVVDWNDLHEMVTAACYTPDGQGAFVGSYKGNCCQYNTSDNKLQQKVQINLQNKKKKAHQKKITGFQFVPGSTSEVLITSADSRIRVVDGVDLVHKFKGFRNTNSQISASVTADGRYVVCASEDSHVYIWKHEGDSRPSRNRGVTITQSYEHFHCQDVSVAIPWPGISDNLRLSDSSLGEQNGHADHLDEVSTANHPPTLIEENGTEYSPLVSGCSNSPLHGTLSGAMNSYFFDKFSATWPEEKLLLATKNRSPRVSVDTSVDFSNGLNQSKSAWGFVIVTAGQRGEIRTFQNFGLPIRI
- the LOC125875625 gene encoding lanC-like protein GCR2, translated to MAERYYPNEMGGLSIEELAPESAKDSLSKLLSLPYDTISQRLKLDAINLKDEVVRETWAAKGRHVNDYRLYTGTLGTAYLLFKSYQITRNNDDLALCSDIIQACDAACNGSGPPTFIGGHAGIYALGAVAAKNNGDDQLCQQFLTKFKEIKLPIDLGDDLFYGRAGYLWACSFLNKHLGKGTISISQMRAVVNELIKSGRKLSKLENFKSPLMYESRGKKYWGAAHGLAGVMNVLLEMELKQDEIEDVKGTLRYMIKNRFSSGNYRTSEGDESDVLVHWCHGAPGVALTLAKAAKVFGDDEFLEAAREAMEVVWRRGLLKRVGICHGISGNAYVFLSLYRLTRKEEYLYKAKAFACFLHDRAHTLICEGIMHKGDHPFSLFEGIGGMACLFLDLVEPFESRFPAYEV
- the LOC125875607 gene encoding uncharacterized protein LOC125875607 isoform X1, with the translated sequence MSKTRDEEEEDERFHDSLDRLLSSTNTSCSSSPSSDNEEDDIKDLSFNLGSPNYGVSEPLPAPRFPRGVSNNYDVWISEPISVDERRIRLLKQMGLARDPSLLRHRPSLSQSAAADYDFDERPEIFGRSVSENHLKCPLAGGEGISNSINSKISCIESNVCGIVRSKSDGDRNCSNCCCSHSVHKNTEVISLNSTSISSVQVNMANGVDGIVVHNNRNRSKSLCEDLFRNGNGSPKKPPTGKTRADSTNNGTCNSLPVLANNEVEEGLESNGDIGIEEQLCTIKNLDDGKEFVVNEVKEDGTLKKVKEVGTGRQLTIEEFEMCVGTSPIVQELMRRQNIEDGNKDSLDGNTNEDVETGSKSKKRGSWLKSIKNVAGAMTGYKERRSSDERDTSSEKGGRRSSSATDDSQDASFHGPERVRVRQYGKSCKELTALYKSQEILAHTGAIWTIKFSLDGKYLASAGEDCIIHVWQVTESERKGDLLLDKPEDGNLNLLLLANGSPEPTTMSPNDGHPEKKRRGRLSISRKSVSFDHVLVPETVFALSEKPISSFQGHVDDVLDLSWSKSQHLLSSSMDKTVRLWHLSSKSCLKVFSHSDYVTCIQFNPVDDRYFISGSLDAKVRIWSIPERQVVDWNDLHEMVTAACYTPDGQGAFVGSYKGNCCQYNTSDNKLQQKVQINLQNKKKKAHQKKITGFQFVPGSTSEVLITSADSRIRVVDGVDLVHKFKGFRNTNSQISASVTADGRYVVCASEDSHVYIWKHEGDSRPSRNRGVTITQSYEHFHCQDVSVAIPWPGISDNLRLSDSSLGEQNGHADHLDEVSTANHPPTLIEENGTEYSPLVSGCSNSPLHGTLSGAMNSYFFDKFSATWPEEKLLLATKNRSPRVSVDTSVDFSNGLNQSKSAWGFVIVTAGQRGEIRTFQNFGLPIRI